Proteins from one Oryza sativa Japonica Group chromosome 12, ASM3414082v1 genomic window:
- the LOC4351687 gene encoding uncharacterized protein has product MRELVAGNEMQRRGLEHRMSELEGHMIDICGSLRTSFTSLHQLAGECSVTTTIPAHPDEFSLTSSLVELATAMEEITSKHAARIGEETSNGIYTGACHVLACMRLAYPDLDLKKALDLGAADDARKDTMEEVGDLGESVLPLFEEYIDVEDVQQHGQPDMPVIVPALTLEPFVLWEEISQGPSAEANMAMTLLDFKNMLADRARRIRYWKTKLEVVELKKIMVQVKKDQAMEALRGSRGVVQLVPQELLHVDGEGLHGALSSPRRSRGVGGWLYLVVE; this is encoded by the exons ATGAGGGAGCTAGTGGCCGGCAACGAGATGCAGCGGCGCGGACTCGAGCACCGGATGTCCGAGCTCGAGGGCCACATGATCGACATCTGCGGTTCGCTGCGAACGTCATTCACCAGCCTGCACCAACTCGCCGGGGAGTGTAGTGTCACGACTACCATCCCGGCGCATCCCgatgagttctcgctgacgtcatcgcttGTGGAGCTGGctacggcgatggaggagatcaCATCCAAGCACGCGGCTAGGATCGGggaggagacgtccaacggcatctacaccggggcgtgccaTGTCCTTGCGTGCATGAGGCTGGCATATCCCGATCTGGACCTTAAGAAGGCTTTGGATCTGGGGGCCGCTGATGACGCACGCAAGGATacgatggaagaagtcggtgacTTGGGGGAGTCCGtcctccccctttttgaaga ATATattgatgtcgaggatgtccagcagcacGGGCAGCCCGATATGCCGGTGATCGTTCCGGCGCTCACACTCGAGCCGTTCGTGCTGTGGGAGGAAATTAGTCAGGGCCCGTCCGCGGAGGCAAACATGGCGATGACGTTGCTAG ATTTCAAGAACATGTTGGCTGACCGAGCTCGTCGAATCCGATATTGGAAGACGAAACTCGAGGTGGTGGAACTCAAAAAAATCATGGTGCAGGTGAAGAAGGACCAGGCCATGGAAGCTCTCCGGGGGTcacgaggtgtggttcaactcgtacctcaGGAGCTGTTGCACGTCGATGGCGAGGGTTTGCATGGAGCTCTGAGTTCCCCGCGAAGATCCCGAGGAGTCGGCGGCTGGTTATATCTCGTGGTTGAATGA